One part of the Leptospira saintgironsiae genome encodes these proteins:
- a CDS encoding ComF family protein, producing the protein MRFLFFLRLLDFFFPLLCGICGREDFFSLKIGLCKRCAYAARTSKPLYRCNLCSSPLSDAEKVCEFCDSRNVFFTKVLSLRDRNDLLGELLNKLKSNKEYPVSIFLSLGIRRALRELKTLDLDACILLPSYSKNRIFNSDLRPFSPSSRLYEETRRILRIPLVDPLMKTSPERQAGKSFSERFFHAYSAWEIKPDWKDRCPSHVLLLDDVFTTGASVNEASRILKKNGTKSVYVLTYLRVSD; encoded by the coding sequence ATGAGATTTTTATTCTTTCTTCGGCTTTTGGATTTCTTCTTTCCTTTACTCTGTGGGATTTGCGGCAGAGAAGACTTCTTCTCCTTAAAAATAGGCCTTTGTAAAAGATGCGCCTATGCTGCTCGGACTTCCAAGCCATTATACAGATGTAATTTATGTTCTTCTCCTTTGTCCGATGCGGAGAAGGTTTGTGAATTCTGCGATTCCAGAAATGTATTCTTTACAAAAGTTCTTAGCCTCAGGGATAGAAACGATTTGCTGGGGGAATTATTAAATAAACTCAAATCGAATAAAGAGTATCCAGTTTCTATTTTTCTTTCTTTGGGGATCAGAAGGGCATTGAGAGAGCTGAAGACCTTGGATCTGGACGCGTGTATCCTTCTGCCTAGTTATTCAAAAAATAGAATTTTCAATTCAGATCTCAGACCGTTCTCTCCGAGCAGTAGATTGTATGAAGAAACAAGGAGAATATTAAGAATTCCTTTAGTAGATCCATTAATGAAAACGAGTCCAGAAAGACAGGCAGGCAAAAGTTTTTCAGAAAGATTCTTTCATGCATATTCTGCTTGGGAGATTAAACCAGATTGGAAAGATCGTTGTCCTTCTCACGTATTATTATTGGACGATGTCTTTACTACTGGTGCGAGCGTGAACGAAGCG